From one Salinibacterium hongtaonis genomic stretch:
- the folP gene encoding dihydropteroate synthase: MSFALPPLTTPVRMLGPRSFDFSRRVAVMAIVNRTPDSFYDEGRTFALDAAVAASLTAVEDGADWVDIGGVPFAPGDPLPAHEEADRVVPVIEAVRAASDVIISVDTFHAEVARRSIEAGANVINDTTGMSDPDLARVVAESNASLVITHSLAQPRTPFAHPRYTDVVSEVTGYLRRKVRAAMDAGIPAHRLFIDPGPDLNKNTLHTLEIVRRFDEIAAIGLPALAALSNKDFIGETLDLPKAQRLEGSIAAAVACVLQGARIVRVHEVAPTVAAVRMAEAVLGLRQPAYLKHNMGEFNE, translated from the coding sequence ATGAGCTTTGCCCTTCCCCCGTTGACCACTCCCGTGCGCATGCTCGGCCCCCGAAGTTTCGACTTCTCGCGCCGCGTCGCTGTCATGGCAATCGTCAACCGCACTCCCGATTCGTTCTATGACGAGGGGCGCACGTTCGCCCTAGACGCTGCCGTGGCGGCATCGCTGACGGCGGTCGAGGACGGTGCCGACTGGGTGGACATCGGTGGCGTTCCGTTTGCCCCCGGCGACCCCCTGCCCGCACACGAGGAGGCCGACAGGGTCGTGCCCGTGATCGAGGCTGTGCGTGCGGCATCCGATGTCATCATCTCTGTCGACACGTTCCATGCGGAGGTTGCCCGCCGCAGCATCGAGGCCGGCGCCAATGTGATCAACGACACGACGGGCATGAGTGACCCCGACTTGGCGAGAGTCGTTGCCGAGAGCAACGCGAGCCTGGTGATCACGCACAGCCTGGCGCAGCCGCGCACCCCGTTCGCCCACCCTCGCTACACCGACGTGGTCAGCGAGGTGACCGGCTACCTTCGACGCAAGGTGCGGGCGGCCATGGATGCGGGCATCCCGGCGCACAGGCTCTTTATCGACCCCGGCCCCGACCTCAACAAGAACACCCTGCATACGCTTGAGATTGTGCGCAGATTCGACGAGATCGCTGCCATCGGGTTGCCGGCGCTCGCGGCCCTGTCAAACAAGGACTTTATCGGCGAGACCCTCGACCTGCCCAAGGCGCAGCGTCTTGAGGGGTCCATCGCGGCGGCTGTCGCGTGCGTTCTGCAGGGGGCCCGCATCGTGCGCGTCCACGAGGTGGCACCCACCGTCGCCGCCGTTCGCATGGCCGAGGCCGTGCTGGGGTTGCGCCAGCCCGCCTACCTCAAGCACAACATGGGCGAGTTCAATGAGTGA